In Hwangdonia lutea, a single window of DNA contains:
- a CDS encoding NAD(P)-dependent oxidoreductase, with product MTVLVVGASGATGRKLVEQLLDQNHKVKVIVRTPGKLPESWKTNGNLQIISASVLALSDMEMTEIVKDCHAVASCLGHNLTFKGIYGQPRKLVTDATRRLCEAIQSNGLQSPTKFVLMNTTGNQNRDLNEPISLAQKCVIGLLRLLLPPHVDNEKAADYLRTQIGQNDNFIEWVAVRPDGLINEEEVSDYEIHQSPTRSAIFNAGKVSRINVAHFMAGLITDDNLWNKWKGQMPVIYSK from the coding sequence ATGACAGTTTTAGTAGTAGGAGCCAGTGGAGCCACAGGAAGAAAATTAGTTGAGCAACTTCTCGATCAAAACCATAAAGTAAAAGTTATTGTAAGGACACCAGGAAAATTGCCGGAATCATGGAAAACGAATGGTAACCTGCAAATTATTTCTGCTAGTGTATTGGCATTAAGCGATATGGAAATGACTGAAATAGTCAAGGATTGTCACGCCGTTGCGTCTTGCCTTGGTCATAATTTAACTTTTAAAGGTATTTACGGGCAACCCCGAAAACTCGTAACGGATGCTACACGACGCTTATGCGAAGCCATACAATCTAATGGGCTGCAAAGCCCAACAAAATTTGTGTTAATGAACACCACAGGAAATCAAAATCGCGATTTAAACGAGCCCATTTCTTTGGCACAAAAATGCGTTATTGGTTTGCTTCGTTTGTTGTTACCACCTCATGTAGATAATGAAAAAGCTGCGGATTATTTAAGAACACAAATTGGTCAAAACGATAATTTTATTGAATGGGTTGCGGTTAGACCAGATGGCTTAATAAACGAAGAAGAAGTTAGCGATTATGAGATTCATCAATCACCAACACGAAGTGCTATTTTTAATGCTGGTAAAGTAAGTCGTATTAATGTAGCGCACTTTATGGCAGGTTTAATTACGGACGATAACCTATGGAACAAATGGAAAGGGCAGATGCCAGTCATCTACAGCAAATAA
- the nrfH gene encoding cytochrome c nitrite reductase small subunit gives MSLNKKILPPKTSRWRTTAVFFIAVIIGLGLFMARESKIYSYMSDSPQACVNCHVMTPVYNSWMHSSHREWANCNDCHVPHDNVFNKYYFKAKDGLYHASVFTARAEPDVIKTKEASQEVVQNNCIRCHVQQVTQVKYDGWIEGHKENRTGRQCWSCHKNVPHGTVRGLTTIKYNIAPIPTDPEGLVIPAWMDKQIRDD, from the coding sequence TTGAGCCTAAATAAAAAAATACTACCACCAAAAACATCCAGATGGCGAACCACTGCCGTTTTCTTTATTGCCGTAATTATTGGTTTGGGTTTGTTTATGGCCCGCGAATCCAAGATATATTCTTATATGTCCGATAGCCCGCAAGCCTGTGTTAATTGCCATGTAATGACACCCGTTTATAATAGTTGGATGCATAGTTCGCACCGCGAATGGGCCAATTGCAACGATTGCCACGTACCGCACGATAATGTATTCAATAAGTATTATTTTAAAGCAAAAGATGGGTTATACCATGCCTCGGTTTTTACAGCTCGAGCGGAGCCTGATGTTATTAAAACAAAAGAAGCCTCGCAAGAAGTGGTGCAAAACAACTGTATACGTTGCCATGTCCAACAAGTTACCCAAGTAAAATATGATGGATGGATTGAGGGACACAAAGAAAACAGAACCGGACGCCAATGTTGGAGCTGCCATAAAAATGTACCACACGGCACTGTACGTGGATTAACCACCATAAAATATAATATAGCGCCAATACCAACAGACCCGGAAGGACTCGTTATTCCGGCTTGGATGGATAAACAAATTAGAGACGATTAA
- a CDS encoding CatB-related O-acetyltransferase, producing the protein MNGPDKNIKFPLQNYDRLCFLKNIIKNPNIIVGDYTYYDDFENVKNFEKNVKYLFDFVGDKLIIGKFCMIASDVKFIMNGANHLTDALSTYPFAIFGQGWESAMDGKSYPKKGDITIGNDVWIGYNATIMAGVTIGDGAIIATNATVTKDVEPYTIVGGNPAKEIRKRFDNRTIEKLLELQWWDWDIEKITANVANLTTNKIENLQ; encoded by the coding sequence ATGAATGGTCCAGACAAAAACATAAAATTCCCACTTCAGAATTACGACAGGCTATGTTTCTTAAAAAACATAATTAAAAATCCAAATATCATTGTTGGAGACTATACCTACTATGATGATTTTGAAAATGTAAAGAACTTTGAGAAAAATGTAAAATACCTTTTTGACTTTGTTGGAGACAAATTAATAATTGGAAAATTCTGTATGATTGCTTCTGATGTGAAATTCATAATGAATGGCGCAAATCATTTAACAGATGCCTTGTCAACATATCCTTTTGCGATTTTCGGACAAGGTTGGGAAAGTGCCATGGATGGAAAAAGTTATCCAAAAAAAGGAGATATTACTATTGGTAATGATGTTTGGATTGGCTATAACGCTACTATTATGGCAGGAGTAACCATTGGAGATGGAGCAATTATTGCTACAAACGCAACAGTAACAAAAGATGTTGAGCCTTATACAATTGTTGGCGGCAATCCAGCGAAAGAAATCAGAAAACGTTTTGATAATAGAACCATAGAAAAGCTTTTAGAGCTTCAATGGTGGGATTGGGATATTGAAAAAATAACAGCAAATGTTGCAAATTTAACCACCAATAAAATAGAAAATTTACAATAA
- a CDS encoding metal-dependent hydrolase: protein MDSFTQIVLGAAVGEAVLGKKVSNKAILYGAIAGTIPDLDIFASHFTDTVTALSIHRGFTHSVVFAVLFAPLFGWMVSRYETYKNFKGWTWLFFWGFLTHSILDAHTTWGTQLFWPFDLRLAFKTIFVIDPLYTLPFLVFLILTMFQKKTSKKRRYYNNIGLIISTTYLALTFVLKWAAYTKFEDALQTQGISYQQIDTRPSPLNTILWSANINTKYAYLLGNYSFFDTQPITFETYKKNHELLGSLIENEKVKQMIAVSEGWYTITKKNDKLFYNDLRFGLLSMTPNAQDFVFRYEIRVDEFGNVQFIEQEKNKRDGKKLLADLWERLKGN, encoded by the coding sequence ATGGATTCATTCACACAAATAGTATTGGGTGCTGCCGTTGGCGAAGCCGTCTTAGGGAAAAAAGTTAGCAATAAAGCTATTTTATATGGTGCCATTGCAGGTACTATTCCAGATTTAGACATATTTGCATCGCATTTTACCGATACCGTAACGGCGTTATCTATCCACCGCGGGTTTACCCACTCGGTTGTGTTTGCCGTACTTTTTGCACCGCTCTTTGGATGGATGGTTTCACGGTATGAAACCTATAAAAATTTTAAAGGCTGGACTTGGTTGTTTTTCTGGGGATTTTTAACCCATTCCATTTTAGATGCACACACAACTTGGGGCACTCAATTGTTTTGGCCTTTTGATTTGCGGTTGGCTTTTAAAACCATTTTTGTAATCGACCCACTTTACACACTCCCCTTTTTGGTGTTTTTAATTTTAACGATGTTCCAAAAAAAAACCTCTAAAAAAAGGCGTTATTACAATAATATCGGTTTAATTATCAGCACCACATATTTGGCACTGACCTTTGTTTTAAAATGGGCAGCATATACAAAATTTGAAGATGCGCTACAAACACAAGGCATCAGCTATCAACAAATAGACACCCGACCATCGCCCCTTAATACCATTTTATGGAGCGCGAACATTAACACCAAATACGCTTATTTATTAGGTAATTATTCATTTTTTGACACACAACCCATTACTTTTGAAACGTATAAAAAAAACCATGAGTTACTGGGCAGCTTAATTGAGAATGAAAAGGTTAAACAAATGATTGCTGTTTCTGAAGGCTGGTACACCATCACCAAAAAAAACGATAAATTATTTTATAACGACTTACGGTTTGGGCTTTTAAGCATGACACCAAACGCCCAAGATTTTGTGTTTCGGTACGAAATTCGAGTAGACGAATTTGGCAATGTTCAGTTTATAGAACAAGAAAAAAACAAACGCGATGGAAAAAAACTATTAGCCGATTTGTGGGAGCGCTTAAAAGGGAATTAG
- a CDS encoding alpha/beta hydrolase, which produces MKQLITVFSFIFIFGIQTLFAQQNNNILVGSKFNIYSSILDENRTCLISLPNSYNDSTDIDKKYPIIILLDGSVHFKTTVGTVHFMSSDRNRNYLMPETIIVAIENVDRRRDFTVTKIKTKRPNTGGGGRKFLNFMEKELIPHIDKNYRTESHRTLIGHSLGGLLTLNAYMDKNSVFNTYIAIDPSIWWNEEMMKNKVDAISSISLNKKLYIATANQGAANYERNKKRHDDFYALMTEKSDEPLKVELEYFEKENHRSVPLIALYKGLKYINQEH; this is translated from the coding sequence ATGAAACAATTAATAACAGTTTTTTCTTTCATCTTTATTTTTGGAATACAAACCCTATTTGCGCAACAAAATAATAACATTTTGGTAGGCAGTAAGTTCAATATTTATTCTTCCATATTAGATGAAAATAGAACTTGTTTGATAAGTCTTCCAAATTCGTACAATGATTCTACTGATATAGACAAAAAATATCCAATTATAATCTTATTGGATGGTTCTGTGCATTTTAAAACAACAGTTGGAACAGTACATTTTATGAGTTCGGATAGAAATAGAAATTATTTGATGCCAGAAACAATTATTGTTGCTATTGAGAATGTAGACCGCAGAAGAGATTTTACGGTTACAAAAATTAAGACCAAACGTCCCAATACTGGAGGAGGTGGAAGAAAATTCTTAAACTTTATGGAAAAAGAACTAATTCCTCACATTGATAAAAATTATAGAACAGAATCACATAGAACGCTCATAGGTCATTCTTTGGGAGGGCTTCTAACATTAAATGCATATATGGATAAAAATAGTGTCTTCAATACTTACATAGCTATAGACCCAAGTATTTGGTGGAATGAAGAGATGATGAAAAACAAAGTTGATGCTATTTCCTCAATATCATTAAACAAAAAATTGTACATCGCTACTGCAAATCAAGGAGCAGCTAATTATGAAAGAAATAAAAAAAGACACGACGATTTTTATGCTTTAATGACAGAGAAGTCAGATGAACCTTTAAAAGTAGAATTAGAATATTTTGAAAAAGAAAATCATCGTTCTGTCCCATTAATAGCTCTGTATAAAGGGTTAAAATATATTAATCAAGAGCATTGA